caacgtttgtttggatttagttacttctctGCTGTCCAGCGATGTCTCAATCAATCTAGTTTATTAGTACTAATTAGCAAAGTTTTCTTGTCTTTCTAAAGTCTTTAATTTGACAGCCCCCTCGCGGTAAAGTTGTCCAAGTGCAAACTATTTGTGACTGATAAAAGTTTTGGTGAATcaaaatttaataaattgtaCCGGACAGTTCATTACTCTGAAGATGGCCGATAAAAATACAATCAGAATCAGTAATACTTTTATAATCCCAGggaggaaattaagattttcagcacaatcccattcaagagcagacaaacattacagggagacagaacaggatcgctgacgggtctgccaacttccggcgcccctttcaaaaaaggtgagaaacaggtaaactctgggagggggtggggggtgagaaaaaaaaatagtctaagcctgggcccctggagaggggatccagactgaggccaaagagaaaacaaaaacctCATATCCATAGCACACAGAAACGTGTGTAAGAGCGAAATATCAaacaacacaaaggacattaaaggggaacattatcagcagacctatgtaagcgtcaatatataccttgatgttgcagaaaaaagaccatatattttttttaccgatttccgaactctaaatgggtgaattttggcgaattaaatgcctttctgtttatccctctcggagcgacgacgtcagaacatgacgttacatcggtactcaacgccatttttccctaccacattacacgcatcgagtcaaatcagctctgttattttccattttttcgactgttttccaataccttggagacatcatgcctcgtcggtgtgttgtcggagggtgtaacaacacaatcagggacggattcaagttgatttacatagaatgtgcatcgattagcacggtatgctaatcgatgctagcatgctatttaggtcacttaccaatcgacggattggtaagttgctccagtatcaagagatgcggaagtccctcgtttggtttttaccggcgatgctacgacagagatggcaagaatgtgtggatatcctgcgacactcaaagcagatgcattcccaacgataaagtcaacgaaatcacaaaggtgagttttgttgatgttattgacttatgtgctaatcagagatatttggtcgcggcatgactgccagctaatcgatgctaacatgctatttaggctacctgtatgtacatttaaactatatttacatccagcgtttccttccacccacatttaatgctaaacaaacacttaccaatcgacggatttaagttgatccagtgtcaatgcgaaagtcctgatcggttggtctgcacattttaccggcgatgctaacatagtatgcatggccgaatagcgtcaatagctacccAATAGCTATccaatagcttcggtttcttcttcaatatcgttttcgctatctgcctccatactccaaccatctgtttcaatacatgcgtaatcagttgaatcacttaagccgctgaaatccgagtctgaatccgagctaatgtcgctacatcttgctgtggtaaccgccacgttgtttgtattggaatcactatgtgacgtcacagggaaatggacagtggcttaagcaaatagggaaaatcaagcactttaaaggggaacattatcacaatttcaaaagggttaaaaacaataaaaatcagttcccagtggcttgttgtattttttgaagtttttttctaaattttaccggtcccggaatatccctaaataaagctttaaattgcCTTATTCTCGCTATCttagaaaccactatccatttccctgtgacgtcatacagggctgccaatacaaacaacatggcggttaccacagcaagatatagctacattagctcggattcagactcggatttcagcggcttaagcgattcaacagattacgcatgtattgaaacagatagtcggagtatggaggcagatagcgaaaacgaaattgaagaagaaattgaagctattgagcgaatagctattgacgctattcggccatagtatgggtgtacctaatgaagtggcccatagcatggctgccttattagcatcgccggtaaaatgtgcggaccaaacgatcaggactttcgcatcttgtgacactggagcaacttaaatccgtcgattggtaagtgtttgtttcacattaaatgtgggtatctattttcaaatgtacatacagctagcgtaaatagcatgttagcatcgattagcgtagcatgttagcatcgattagctggcagtcatgccttgaccaaatatgtctgattagcacataggtcaacgacatcaacaaaactcacctttgtgacttcgtcaactatcgttgcaaattcatctgcagtttgtccatacatctctgtgccatgtctgtcttagcatccccggtcaaatgtgcagacactttggtacattcaataggggtctggcggcagatttcttgccagtggtgcaacttgaatccctccctgttagtgttgttacaccctccgacaacacactgatgaggcatgatgtctccaaggttccaaaaaatagttgaaaaaacggaaaataacagagctgagacccggtgtttgtaatgtgaaaattaatatggcgggtgtgttacctcgatgacgtcacattctgacgtcatcgctaaaagagcgataaaaagaaaggcgtttaatttgccaaaattcacccatttagagttcggaaatcggttgaaaaaatacatggtcttttttctgcgacTGCAagctatatattgacgcttgcataggtttggtgataatgttcccctttaaagctttttttagggatattccaggacgggtaaaattttgaaaaaaacttcgaaaaataaaataagctactgggaactgatttttttttgtttcaacccttctgaaatgttgataatgttcccctttaaagacattaaaagagcggagctgatgcaaccagttaCTTctgcacacagccacaaaagtaaatcatcaaaaataaaaaacaaaacatatagactgtggtgacctctgcagtgttccacgccatcgtctgctgggttgGGGGGAACATGGCcatagacaggagcagacccaacaaagcaaccaagagagccaactccaccgtcggccgcccaccaactcctgGCCAGTGTCCACtctgcatggatgagcgtggatacgtccaaggagaccgaggtgtccgatacctgctcattcagccaagacactgtgaagcttgtccgtcccggctctcagtgccagctccgcagtcctgtctcctcatccgcatctcctccagtctctccaaacagactctggtgtggcagagacccagcagctggtctccatggccaaaacgctccaaggaggcagatccagaagttcacaaaaaagctttGCAGAAGTCACCAAAGAGTcactccttgtcacacagtcccaaagggtccccaaccaaaaggcatgaaaacaagaaggaaacatCCAGAacccaaaaggatgacacaagagcacagagctcctgccaccagcagccaaaATGAACATGTCAtgtcatggcgtagtgggtagagaggccgtgccaaagacctgagggttgcaggttcgctcccggCCTCTTGACAGCCAAATCGCTGTCGTTGTTTCCTTtggcatgacacttcacccttgtctctggtgccgctcacactggtgaatgaatgaatgatgaatgataggtggtggtgggaggggccttaggcgcaaactggcagcctcgcttccgtcagtctaccccagggcagcaaatgtagcttaccaccaccatgcggtgtgaatgaatgatgggttctcacttctctgtgagcgctttgagtatctaatagtagaaaagtgctatataaaatctaatccattattattattgttattactaacGTTGGTCCGTCAAACATTCTTCTAGTTACACTTTCTTAAGTGTTGCCTATAGTGTCTTGTTActgcagtgattttcaacctttttttgagccaaggcacattttttgcattgaaaaaatctggaggcacaccaccaacagaaatcattaaaaaaactaaactcatttgacagtaaaaagtcgttgtcgcaattgttggatatgactttaaagcataagcaagcatgcatgactatagctcttgtctcaaagtaggtgtactgtcaccacctgtcacatcacaccctgacttatttggagttgtttgcggttttcctgtctgtagtgttttagttctggtctggcgctcctattttggtgtccttttctctttttattcttagcagtttcatgtcttcctttgagcgatatttcccgcatctactttgttttagcaatcaggactatttcagttgtttttatccttctgtttggggacattgttgtttgtcatgtcatgttgggatgtacattgtggacgccgtctttgctccacagtaagtctttgctgtcgtccagcattctgtttttgttgactttgttgcCTGTTaatttttagtttggttctgcatagccttcccaaagcttcaatgccttttcttagggatactcaccttttgtttatttttggtttaagcattagacacaattttaccttcacgctgcctcccgctgtttctgacatctacaaagcaattagctaccggctgccacctactgatatggaagagtattttacggttactctgccgagctctagacagcacagacactcaacaacaacacatcatttgcagactataattattgctttgcaaaaaaacatttttaccccaaataggtgaaattagactatTTCCGgctgtatctcacggtacactagtgtgccgcggcacagtggttgaaaaccactgttactggACGCTATCGGTGAAAGCGACACGTACTGTAGCAGAGCTACTTTATTTACTTTTAAACTTAGTGTTAAAATCAAATCCTAGCAGAAACACTGCAACTTGTTTAGTTTTTACAGGACTAACATTAGAGTGTGTGTGTCAGTcagatgattataataataatcatcttCTAATAAATATAACATAATCCGTATTTACAGAGTGGGAGTGCAGAGGGCAAGTTGGATGCCACACTTACAGTACATCATCATCTACCAACATCACACATACAATACCTGATGTCTTCCAGAAGCAGCTGCTTATGCAAAAGAGCTCACTGCAGTGCTGTCATATTTCATTGGCAAACTTTCAAAGAGTTGAGAGGTGTTCTCTGATATGTGTAAGACTAGACCTCTCATGTATCAACACTATTGTTCTACACCaggacaaaaagtgcacttacatCTTATGGCCATTGTTGGGTTTCTTCTTTcttcactcatcttcaatgaatacTCAAGTTGAATATAAAAGAAAGATGATGGTTTATTTTAAGGATGGTTCAGTACAATGCCTCACAGCACCGGGAAACAAAACATCGGTAACTGTGGAAATAGAACACAACTTCATCGCGCTTCTTTCTGTTAGTCTCTCATATTCTCTCGCGCGAAGTGAACCGGAAGAGATCACGTGATGATAACACATGCGAGCCTGCACTACCGTATATAACCTGTTGGAGgcgcaaaacaacaacagcaagcctctctcttgatacacagaaacagcattaattacaatgagatcacatttactcaacaccccccccccccttgatcTCATGACCATGAAACAGTGAAACACattagtttcaatcaatcaatcaatgtttatttatatagccccaaatcacaaatgtctcaaaggactgcacaaatcattacgactacaacatcctcggaagaacccacaaaagggcaaggaaaactcacacccagtgggcagggagaattcacattcagtgggacgccagtgacaatgctgactatgagaaaccttggagaggacctcagatgtgggctacccccccccctctaggggaccgaaagcaatggatgtcgagcgggtctaacatgatactgtgaaagttcaatccatagtggctccaagacagcagtgagagtcccgtccacaggaaaccatctcaagcggatcagcagcgtagagatgtccccaaccgatacaggcgagcggtccatcctgggtcccgacgagcggtccatcctgggtctcgactctggacagtcagtacttcatccatggtcatcggaccggaccccctccacaagggagggggggacataggagaaagaaaagaagcggcagatcaactggtctaaaaaggaggtctatttaaaggctagagtatacagatgagttttaagatgagacttaaatgcttctactgaggtagcatctcgaactgttaccgggagggcattccagagtactggagcccgaacggaaaacgctctatagcccgcagactttttttgagctctaggaatcactaataagccggagtcttttgaacgcagatttcttgccgggacatacggtacaatacaatacaaCTTTGCAGACTTCTCCAAAAAGAAAATAATTTGAATTAGTCAATCTTGACTCTTGTAGTAGGTTTGGTTAAGATGTCTGCAACCATGTCTTCTGTAGGACAGTAGACCAATTAAATTTTCCCTTCAGTGAGTGCCTCACGAATGAAATGATATTTGACATCAATATGTCTGACCTCTGTCTATTAACTGGATTTTTGTTCAGTTCTACTTTCTGTTCAGGAGTGCTTCTAGGTTTGCATTCTGACATGCCAAACCTTTCAAGCATCGTTTGTATGTACATCTTTTGATCCATCTTGAtttcattctgtttctgttcaaaATGAATACccaggaaatcaatcaatcaatcaatgtttatttatatagccccaaatcacaaatgtctcaaaggactgcacaaatcattacgactacaacatcctcggaagaacccacaaaagggcaaggaaaactcacacccagtgagataAGATATCTTACCGAGGTCTTTCATGTTGAATTTGGCTTTCATTATGTTTTTGAATTGCTCAAGTGCTTCTTTGCTACTTGCAGCAATGATCAGGTCGTCCACCCAGATGATGACAATGACTGTttcattttctgtttgttttcggtAGACACAATGATCAGATAGGtttcttttgaaattgttttgCTCTAAATGGTCATTTAGAAGTTTGTACCAATTTCTTCCTGATTGTTTTAGGCCATAGATTGATTTCTTCAACCTAAATACTAGTTTTTCACCTGTGTCCGATGTTTTTTGAAAACCTTCTGGTTGATCTAGGTATATCTCTTCATCAATGGGGGCATGTAAATATGCCGTTTTCACATCCATCTGGTGGACGGTGAGGTCATTTTGAACAGCTATTTGCATCAATGCACGCACAGAAGTAATGTCTGCAGTTGGTGCAAATGTTTCTTGATAATCTATACCTTCAGTTTGACTGTATCCTTTGGCAACATATCTAGCTTTGAAAAGCTGTCCTTTCTCTGTGTTTTCTTTGAGGGCATAAACCCACTTTCCGCCTATTGCATTTTTCCCTTTTGGTAATGTTGTTAGTTCAAATGTGTCATTTTTTTGAGAGATGCCAATTCGTCTTTCATGGCTTTTTCCCAGCTGGCTGCCTCTGATGACATCAGGGTGTCTTTATACGTCTGTGGGACTCCACACACTGCCCTGCAACAGTGATcaataatgtcatggctttcaTTGGTATCATCAATATTTGTTACATATTCCTCTAAGTATTTTGGAGGAACAATTCTCTCTCTCTTTGGGTAACGACCTCTTTGTTCTATCCTAGTCTCTATGTTAGTTGTGGCATCATCTAACACCACCTCTTCCTCTACTTCCAGAGTTTGTGTTTGGTTGTCAACATCATTTTGTGGTACAGTTTGACTTTCGAAGCTCCCTGATTTTTCTGACACAGTGTCAGGTAGTTTGGTTTCATTGCTTTCGCAATCTGGGATGTCCAAGTCATATGCAtttgtttgtgtgtctttttCTGCAGTGTTCTTTTTGGTGGATTTTACCAGTCTGTGTTTTGACACTTTTCTTGACTGTGGATCATAGACCAAGTATGCTGGACTAATTTTACTATAGCCCACAAATACTCCTTTCTCACACCTTGGTTCAGGTTTCTTGTGACTGTGAGTGTATGCGTAACACTCCGAGCCAAACACccacatttttgaaatgttgggCTTCTTTCCAGTTAGCATGAAATATGGTGTGTTCTTTGTTCTGTCATTGTAACATCTGTTCCGAATATGGGCGGCACTTTGAACAGCATAAGGCCATAATGTTTTTGGTAACTCTTTTTCTAGTAGCATACACTTTGCCATTTCAAACAGTGTTCGCCACTGTCTTTCAGCTGTACCGTTTTGATGAGGAGAATAAGGTGACGAAGTTTCATGTCTGATACTTTTCTCTCTCAAAAGTGTTTGAAAATTGTTTCCAGTGAACTCAGTTCCATTATCTGAGCGTATACATTTTACGTTGCCATATGGGGAAACGTCTGCGATGAGTTTCTCTGTCGCAAGGGTAGTTTCACTCTTATTCTTCAAGAAGTAAACAATTACTGCCCCTGAATAATCATCAGTAAATGAGACTGAATATTTATGCCCATCTAATCCAATGGGGTCAATGGGGCCGGCCAGGTCAGTGTGCACCAGCTCTAGGGGTGCACTAGCTTTGACATCAGGTAATTTGTTCCTAGTGTTAGTGAATTTTCCTTGTGTACAAATGTCACATTCTATCTTTGTATATCCTGTAACTGTCATGCCTGTCACAACATTTTGAAGCTTCAACACATCATTCACATTGCAGTGCCCCAAGATCTCGTGCCATGTTTTCACATCACAACATAGATTCACTTTGTCTTTTGACATCATGTCATGCGCAGAGTCATCGTATGGTTTTTGATGGTTTACCGTTTTGAGGTAGTACAGTCTCTCATGTACTTCTAACTTGAAGGTGTTTCCTTCTAACTTGAAGGTGTTTCCTTCTTTCGTGATGAGCCGGTTTTGTCCTTCTTCGAAGATCACTTGAGCTCCATCAGTCGTGGCTGCTTTCACCGACATGAAGTCTTGTGGGTAGATTGGGATGAACAAGGCATTCTTCAGTGTGACGGGGACACTTTTCCCTTCAGAGCCACGTTGTTCTTCCTTGTTCCATTGGCCAACTCCATGTAGTGTTTGTTTGGGTTAAAAGTCTCATCAAATCGTGTAAATTTGCTCTTCTCAGTGATTATATGTGACGTCGCCCCACAGTCCACCATCAGTCCATTTTGTTTGATGCCGTCTGGAAGCACCAAATGACTGAATTGGAACACAAAGGAGGTGCCACTTTCCTTTGAATCTTCTTCTTTCTCCATAGTTTGTTTAGCAGAATCAGGCTTGGTTTTTCTTCTGCACGTCTCGTCTGTATGTGTTGTGCTTCTGTGGTAGTTGCACcactttggtgttgttttgtgggGACAATT
The nucleotide sequence above comes from Nerophis ophidion isolate RoL-2023_Sa unplaced genomic scaffold, RoL_Noph_v1.0 HiC_scaffold_40, whole genome shotgun sequence. Encoded proteins:
- the LOC133546732 gene encoding uncharacterized protein LOC133546732 isoform X10 gives rise to the protein MCQRTTAEYEEELCPTKEEKERQHEKHQVVLHRTDIHQLIGHQEECLPHLQGDSFTLEYPQPSHFKGNKEDPQPSYFNAEGEGECPVGQEEADVSKFPLTVVSVKTEEHEDKPPESSQLHHSPMFHAIVCWVGGNMAIDRSRPNKATKRANSTVGRPPTPGQCPLCMDERGYVQGDRGVRYLLIQPRHCEACPSRLSVPAPQSCLLIRISSSLSKQTLVWQRPSSWSPWPKRSKEADPEVHKKALQKSPKSHSLSHSPKGSPTKRHENKKETSRTQKDDTRAQSSCHQQPK